The proteins below are encoded in one region of Misgurnus anguillicaudatus chromosome 24, ASM2758022v2, whole genome shotgun sequence:
- the LOC129450696 gene encoding uncharacterized protein has translation MVDKQQREATPESVRPKRHTHPPTYFDDFLVDYGPYRARSERPHLSTARYEHNQEQEPDIHKESASRLAAQAVSREPTPLSSPASLGGRDFTALPEMIKDQIRERPSDSVPYRIPVPPSRPSIAPPYQLQYRPASFNLPTSSTPCHQQPVGAMSGPDSGQKGRLCTSAPPTLYNVSIPSGSHTTPSYVVSSPQYYSTSRVSQHLIGGVREERVCQPGAQSANDMMLMLDKMMYQLQMMRHEVASKPATPSGHMPSHQPPYSEPPSMAYEYFGPQQNSREEQYSTDKPYGLSERFHSVTEPVPYYPMSQPLQRAEPDWLERPYHPYKESATEYRGPKPNIPHLVHRDPSEFARLKLALQNLLPQDGSEMFKYQILVDHLQLEEAKLIADSFLNSLYPYTDTMAALTEKFGKPHQLALSKIASVMDAPNVRPGDPASFERFALQIQALVGLLKSLGQSGDAELRCSSHVVRLLTKLPSDLRAAFRRQMLHRPDADFTLVEFSRWLQAEVWCHSSDIIGDVQSRGWPKQRMEKRRDPNVRPATVLHGVSSASTSTTVPPFKPIMSTENPGKAKAYCPYCENTDHFLSQCPNFQQLTTEQVKQWIQTNKLCWKCGRSHLAAQCNLKKPCNKCRGKHLLILHDINYKPNQDTGAIPSSTAGTLYLDRPGTDSRVLLKVVKVLLRHKNYTLDTYAVLDDGSERSILLFAAAEKLNLKGKEEELSIRTIHQMSQYYKVQRCPSVYHQRHSLTKPTT, from the coding sequence ATGGTTGATAAGCAGCAAAGAGAAGCTACACCAGAGTCTGTGCGGCCAAAACGCCATACACATCCTCCTACCTACTTTGATGATTTCCTGGTGGACTATGGGCCTTATCGGGCAAGAAGTGAGCGTCCACACTTAAGTACAGCACGGTATGAGCATAATCAAGAACAGGAACCTGACATCCATAAAGAGAGTGCATCACGGCTGGCAGCTCAAGCTGTAAGCAGAGAACCAACGCCATTATCAAGTCCAGCATCATTGGGTGGCCGAGATTTTACTGCTTTACCTGAAATGATTAAGGATCAGATAAGAGAAAGACCATCTGACTCTGTTCCATATCGAATTCCAGTACCTCCAAGCCGACCAAGCATAGCACCTCCATATCAGCTTCAGTATCGGCCTGCATCATTTAATTTACCTACCTCTTCTACTCCCTGTCATCAGCAGCCAGTTGGGGCTATGTCAGGTCCAGACAGTGGACAGAAAGGCAGATTATGTACTAGTGCTCCTCCTACCTTATACAATGTGTCGATACCCTCTGGCTCTCATACTACTCCATCGTATGTGGTCTCGTCACCACAGTATTACTCCACCAGTAGAGTTTCTCAGCATCTGATTGGGGGAGTTAGAGAAGAGAGAGTGTGCCAGCCTGGAGCACAAAGTGCTAATGATATGATGTTAATGCTTGATAAGATGATGTATCAGTTACAGATGATGAGACATGAGGTTGCTTCTAAGCCTGCAACTCCTAGTGGTCACATGCCCAGCCATCAGCCCCCTTATAGTGAACCACCTTCTATGGCCTATGAATACTTTGGACCACAGCAAAATTCAAGAGAAGAGCAGTATTCTACTGACAAGCCTTATGGACTATCGGAGAGATTTCATAGTGTCACTGAGCCTGTACCTTACTATCCAATGTCACAGCCTCTACAGAGAGCAGAGCCTGATTGGCTGGAACGTCCTTACCATCCGTACAAAGAATCAGCTACAGAATACAGAGGCCCAAAGCCCAATATACCTCACCTAGTACATAGAGACCCATCTGAGTTTGCTCGTTTGAAGCTCGCTCTGCAGAATCTACTGCCTCAGGATGGATCAGAGATGTTCAAGTATCAAATCTTGGTGGATCATTTGCAGCTTGAGGAAGCTAAGTTGATTGCAGATTCATTTCTTAACTCCTTATATCCCTATACCGATACCATGGCAGCACTTACTGAGAAATTCGGTAAGCCCCATCAACTCGCATTAAGTAAGATCGCCAGTGTCATGGATGCACCAAATGTACGACCAGGGGACCCTGCATCCTTTGAAAGGTTTGCATTACAAATTCAAGCCCTTGTAGGGTTACTGAAATCTTTAGGCCAATCTGGGGATGCTGAACTGAGATGCAGCTCCCATGTAGTACGTTTGCTGACCAAACTGCCATCTGATTTAAGAGCTGCTTTCAGAAGACAAATGCTACATAGGCCGGACGCAGACTTTACCCTAGTGGAGTTCTCAAGATGGTTGCAAGCTGAAGTATGGTGCCATAGCAGTGATATAATAGGGGATGTTCAGTCAAGAGGATGGCCAAAACAAAGAATGGAGAAACGAAGAGATCCAAATGTAAGGCCAGCTACTGTTTTGCATGGAGTAAGCAGTGCCTCCACAAGTACCACTGTACCTCCATTTAAACCCATTATGAGTACAGAGAACCCAGGGAAAGCCAAAGCCTACTGTCCCTACTGTGAGAACACGGATCATTTCCTCAGTCAGTGCCCTAATTTTCAGCAGCTTACAACTGAACAGGTCAAACAGTGGATTCAAACGAATAAGCTCTGTTGGAAATGTGGAAGGTCCCATTTGGCTGCTCAGTGCAATCTTAAAAAACCCTGCAACAAATGTAGAGGCAAACATCTGCTAATACTCCATGACATAAATTATAAACCAAATCAGGATACCGGAGCGATTCCAAGCTCCACAGCCGGAACCCTGTACTTAGACAGACCTGGAACAGATAGCCGTGTTCTGCTAAAGGTAGTCAAGGTTCTGCTGAGACATAAGAACTACACACTGGATACCTATGCAGTACTTGATGATGGGTCCGAGCGGAGTATCCTGTTGTTCGCTGCTGCTGAGAAATTGAATCTAAAAGGCAAAGAGGAGGAGTTGTCCATCCGGACTATACATCAAATGTCTCAGTACTACAAGGTTCAACGGTGTCCTTCAGTATATCACCAGCGACACAGCCTCACAAAACCTACCACATAA
- the LOC141361382 gene encoding uncharacterized protein, which translates to MEALATKYKHLKGLPIQPFDKIHPLLLIGADQPHLITPVEPVCLGPPGGPAAIKTRLGWTLQGPAKLLLNPLDPQQTLFTSVTSHQAELMRNVSKLWELDTLLYRSEKQVTRSREDKEALDLLDKETTRVSLNGVQRYATPLLRRSDMALLNAPKEAVMPHLRKTEKYLSRDPERSAAYSAEIKKLVNEGYVAKLNSDNATQSRESWFIPHHMVTHNDKHRLVFNCSFQYKGMNLNEALLPGPTLSASLLGVLIRFREHSVAVSGDIKGMFHQVRLLEHDKPILRFIWRDMERNREVDVYEWQVLPFGTTCSPCYASYALQKHVLDSTEQGDPLQFTIQKSFYVDNCLQSMATVGEAENFVDHLRKLLAKGGFEIRQWASNQSSVVSQLPKEAQSTSTELWLSNKETTVSESTLGLHWHCPTDTIRYKHRPLEYKLPTMRNLYRILASQYDPLGFILPYTTRAKILVQDLWAKPREWDDPLLPGELLQKWLQWEDELQYLSGITLPRCYVTPDMDNDSVTREIHVFCDASERAYGAVSYLRTQDSQGNVQLAFLMPRSRVAPKKQLSVPRLELCAALCGAQLAVLLKRELTLGYSKLTLWSDSTTVLNWLHSDSCRFKVFVGTRIAEIQETTDPQDWQYVDSAQNPADDLTRGKPLAELAKPNRWSKGPSFLSLQPDRWPENPACRSSNGESELRKSVFCALNVVNPNPSIPDASQFPTYTELLEATAKSLHDPQSGKKLSADDFVQAEKLQWKESQLHSFPEEFLCLQQGKPLPHSSRLVSLSPELDKDMDVIRVGGRLRKAEALDAAAKHPILLDPSHALTKLIIQDYDHQLKHPGSERVLAEIRRKFWSLRGREAIRHHQFKCTDCRIWRAKPETPQMSDLPIA; encoded by the coding sequence ATGGAGGCTCTTGCCACCAAATATAAACATCTTAAAGGTCTTCCTATCCAGCCCTTCGACAAGATTCACCCTCTCTTGCTGATTGGTGCTGACCAGCCTCATTTAATCACCCCAGTTGAGCCAGTCTGCCTGGGACCTCCTGGAGGACCAGCTGCCATTAAGACAAGACTGGGTTGGACTCTCCAGGGCCCAGCTAAACTTCTGCTAAACCCTCTTGACCCTCAACAGACCCTTTTCACTTCAGTGACATCCCATCAGGCAGAGCTAATGAGGAATGTTTCAAAGTTATGGGAGCTGGACACTCTCCTTTACCGCAGTGAGAAACAAGTCACTCGCTCTAGAGAGGATAAAGAGGCTCTTGACCTTTTGGATAAAGAGACTACCAGGGTTTCCCTAAATGGTGTTCAGCGGTATGCCACCCCCCTACTTCGGAGATCTGATATGGCTCTTCTTAATGCCCCCAAAGAAGCAGTAATGCCACACCTGAGGAAAACGGAGAAGTACCTCTCAAGAGATCCTGAACGCTCAGCTGCTTACTCTGCTGAAATCAAGAAACTGGTCAATGAGGGTTATGTGGCTAAGCTGAACTCAGACAATGCAACACAGAGCAGAGAAAGCTGGTTTATTCCCCATCATATGGTCACACATAATGATAAACATCGACTGGTTTTCAATTGCTCATTTCAATACAAAGGAATGAACCTGAATGAAGCACTGTTACCTGGGCCCACATTAAGCGCATCTCTCCTGGGAGTTTTGATAAGATTCAGGGAACATTCAGTGGCTGTGAGTGGGGACATTAAAGGAATGTTCCATCAAGTCCGCCTGTTGGAGCATGACAAGCCTATCCTTCGATTCATATGGAGAGATATGGAACGAAACAGAGAAGTGGATGTCTATGAGTGGCAGGTGCTCCCCTTTGGGACCACCTGCAGCCCCTGTTATGCCTCTTATGCATTACAGAAACATGTCCTTGACAGTACAGAGCAGGGTGATCCTTTACAATTCACTATACAAAAGAGTTTCTATGTTGACAACTGCCTCCAGAGTATGGCCACAGTTGGGGAGGCAGAAAACTTTGTTGATCATCTTAGGAAGCTGCTAGCTAAGGGTGGATTTGAAATTCGCCAATGGGCATCAAACCAAAGTAGTGTAGTTAGTCAGCTACCAAAGGAAGCTCAGTCAACTAGTACTGAACTTTGGCTATCCAATAAAGAAACAACAGTCTCTGAATCCACTTTAGGTTTGCACTGGCATTGCCCCACTGATACGATCAGGTACAAGCACCGCCCTTTGGAGTACAAATTGCCCACCATGCGCAATTTATACAGAATCCTGGCTAGCCAATATGATCCTTTAGGATTCATCCTTCCATATACAACTAGAGCAAAGATCCTAGTTCAGGACTTGTGGGCTAAACCTAGGGAATGGGATGATCCCCTGCTACCGGGCGAGCTCCTGCAGAAATGGCTTCAATGGGAGGATGAACTTCAATACCTGTCCGGTATTACCCTCCCCAGATGTTATGTGACTCCAGACATGGATAATGATTCTGTCACAAGAGAAATCCATGTGTTCTGTGACGCGTCAGAACGAGCCTATGGTGCAGTCTCATATCTAAGAACACAAGACAGCCAAGGGAATGTACAGCTGGCCTTCCTAATGCCTCGATCTAGGGTAGCACCTAAAAAACAATTGTCAGTTCCTCGCCTCGAACTGTGTGCCGCGCTCTGTGGAGCTCAGTTGGCCGTACTCCTGAAAAGGGAACTTACCCTAGGTTATAGCAAACTCACCTTGTGGTCTGATTCCACCACAGTGCTGAACTGGTTACACTCCGACTCCTGTCGATTCAAAGTCTTTGTGGGCACACGGATTGCTGAAATACAAGAGACAACAGATCCACAGGATTGGCAGTATGTAGACTCGGCTCAAAATCCTGCTGATGACCTAACAAGGGGTAAACCACTTGCAGAACTAGCCAAACCAAACAGATGGAGTAAAGGTCCCTCCTTTCTATCACTGCAGCCTGACAGATGGCCTGAGAATCCTGCTTGTAGATCCTCAAATGGGGAATCAGAGTTGAGGAAGTCTGTGTTTTGTGCCCTCAATGTTGTGAATCCTAATCCTTCCATTCCTGATGCCAGTCAGTTTCCAACCTATACTGAATTACTAGAAGCTACTGCTAAATCACTACATGATCCACAAAGTGGGAAAAAATTGTCAGCTGATGATTTCGTACAAGCAGAAAAACTCCAGTGGAAGGAATCTCAACTCCATAGTTTCCCTGAGGAATTTCTGTGTCTACAACAGGGTAAACCTCTTCCTCATAGCAGTAGACTAGTCAGCCTGAGTCCAGAACTAGATAAGGACATGGATGTTATAAGAGTGGGAGGAAGACTTCGGAAAGCTGAAGCTTTGGATGCAGCAGCTAAACACCCAATTTTACTTGATCCCAGCCATGCCCTTACCAAACTCATCATTCAGGACTATGACCATCAGTTGAAACATCCCGGCTCAGAACGAGTGCTAGCTGAAATAAGGAGGAAATTCTGGAGTCTTCGAGGACGAGAAGCCATCCGGCATCACCAATTCAAATGCACAGATTGTCGCATATGGAGAGCCAAACCTGAAACGCCACAGATGTCAGATTTACCAATAGCTTGA